The sequence below is a genomic window from Vicia villosa cultivar HV-30 ecotype Madison, WI unplaced genomic scaffold, Vvil1.0 ctg.002096F_1_1, whole genome shotgun sequence.
CTTTATATTGCGGTTTTTTTGTCTAATGTAATGAAACATATAGTTTTTTGACTTAAAAAAAAATggagacaacttctctacccatcacaaaaagttgggtagtgtaccttccacCAATTACATTGCATCATTTTTTACTCCTTTTttattgtaaaaaatatttgCAAACAAACCCCTCACAGCAATTAACTTTTTACCTCACCAACACTTGTACTATAAATGTGCTGACATAGAAGCATTTATTTGAGCACAAAAGGTAGTGCACTTAAAAAAAAAGAGCACAAGAAAGAgaggaaaaaaggaaagaaaataagaCCATGAGTGCTTTTGGAGTACCAATAACAGATGAAACCTTAAAAGCTATGTCGAGGTATAAAGGCAAAACAATAACACAAGAAGATAGAGCAAGAGAAGCAGTGAGGCTGATCCATTCAGAAGACAAAAATTTGAATGCTCTCAACCATGCATTGACTCTTAAGTTTAATTATGGTGACGGAGTTTCCACACTTTGTCTTCTCTATAATGCTACTGGGGATACCCTTGAGATCGTGGATGGCCAAAAACAGGATTGGCATGGTTCTGTTGAGAAGGAGGAGCCGCCTCGGTCCTTCGACAACGGCCAGTGGGTCGCTTTCCTCCACACACATCCAACCTCGGAAGCTTATGGTTGCGAAGCTGCTCGGGTATACCGCGGAAAGAATATTAAAGGAGATGTGCGTGACTTCATGGTTGCTTGGTCTACCCCATGGGGCTCCATACAAAATGCAGTAAGTTTTCTATTTGCCTTTTTTTTAATGGTCTATAATGcacatatttttatatttttagtgaTTTGAGCCCCTATTTTAGCTTTTAGAGGAGCTGATGTACATTCTCTTAGCTTTCAACTTCAAATTACTCCAATTACACAATTTAACGTGTTATAACAAAATGATGCTATATCGCTTATATGTTCAATATATGAAGATAGGAAGATAGGAAACAACTCTGTTAAATCTTAATCTTCTTCATATTATGctgataattttattttctttctcatAAATTCTTTTAGGAATATATATAATCAAAACAACTTTTAGGCCCTATTCCTTTCACTTGAATTTTGCAAAGATGATATTGTTTTtacttattaaaaataaataaatacttgaTGAAAATGATAGTTAGTTGTTACAAGAACTGATTTCTACTGACTCGTTGTTTTTACTtattaaaaatagataaatacTTGATGAAAATGCTTGAGTTTTTAATCAAATAGCCATAAAATGATCATAGAATGGTTTATTGTAGGCTTACACCGAGGTCCGTGAAAGGGATCACTTTCCACCTCATTGGGATTATATTAAAGTGCAAAAGCTAGAAAAAGCTGGCAAAATCACAAAGGATGAAACAGACGAATACTGTGCCTCAACCGTCAGTATTGGTGGCATCACTTCGCCAGAATTCATTGCAATACTCCAGCACAAATTTAGCCCATTGCCATGAGGCAAATCAACCCCTGAGTTCGTTgctcaataattaataattaataataaaagtgCACTAATCGTGTTTATGTTATGAGTTGTATGCTTGAATGCTCAATAATCAGTAGGCAAAGTGCACTAGTCGTGTGTATGTTATGAGATGTATGCTTGTATTTTTATTTCTtgtattttcttttctgtttttttttctttcttcagtGATGTACTCATGTACAAGTATCATTTTAAATTTGTGTTAATGCAGCGAGCTAATATTCTCAAGAGACTTGACATGCTACACATATACTTCCTCTTTTTCTAAATAAGTGGAACATGCCCCTGAGAAGTGATTATCAAGTTCATAATAAGATCTTTTGTAACAATTTGCTATAAATCATATTTCCAAACTAAAATACACAAGTTCACCATTGACTTGAACACAGAATCAATCTCTTATATATTTTGGATAAATACAGTTAAATTGAATAGTAAGAACATAACAGTAACGCCTAAGaaggccaaaaatagaaaaatcacaatcttgcaaGCAAATTGTCTTTTTGCCGACCACATCTGGTAAAAAAACATACAGGGAAGGAAAAAAATCACAAAGTTTATATGACAGATGCAATTCAATGATACTACTATGTCTTCCCACAAGGAAAGAGGACCTTGGATATTTACAAGTGTGACACAAACCTCATGATCATTCACaacactattttcacttttctttTCAGAAAATAAACTTCAAACTTTCCAATAAATCATTTTCTCCCCCAAGCAAAGCAGCAACACTGAAGAAGCAAAGAGTACAAAGATTATCATTAGTACAACGAAAACTTCAGAATTATCAATCtgccaatgttttaaaaaccaaaGCGAACAAACCAGTTTCAGGTTAACCGGAATTGAACCAGTTCAACAACAGTGGTTCAAGCTTTGGaaacacttttatttatttatttggtagAACCTGACTCAGAGGTTTCACCAATTTGACCTCTAGTtgtgtttttaaaacattgagttAAACAAGAACTACAGGCATACCTGGACTTTGCCATTGGAAGGTTGGTTGCGGATAACATGTGGCCTCTTGTTAGGTGTGCCGGGTGCATGTCCGGGCCCACCCTGTCTCTCTGCTCTCACGTTGTTGAAAATGTGAGTATAGCCCTCGGCTGATGCAGGGTTACTCAAATCCCATTCACCGAATTTTGGAACAGTCGCGCCTTTCTCAGGCTGTAACATCACAATGCTAAAATCAGAACATATTTGCAATGGAAAATTTCATAAAGATATGCACTTTTTTACTCTTCATGTCATGCATGGTAACAAAATAGGATGGCAGGAAAGAAAACTAACGGTTTCATCCCCTCGATTAACTGGTCTTAGCCGAGATCTTCCTGGTGTACCATGGCTGCTGTCGTAAGAATTCTTTGTTTCCAACGAGGGATTATCTTTTCCCAGAGGTTTAGCTTGACGATGAAGGGGTGATCGTTCAATGTTGTACTCAGACCCAGCAGTACTTTGTCTTGAAGGTCTTCGTCGGTTATCAGCAGAACCTACTCCAAGATGAGGTGTAGAGTCATTGGAACTCTGATTGCCTACATTGTCATGACGAGCTGGAGAATCAACATATTGCTTAGGATCACCATCTACGAGACTTTTACATGTCTCAATTGTTGCTCGAGGTGATCCCTTTCCATATAGATCCTCTGAATCGACTATAGGTTTGGATTTGGACGGAGGTGGTTGTTTAGATGATGAATTATCAAAAACTAAATCAGGATTTTCCTCAGGGTCATTTGGGTTTATCATCTTTGTGCCAGTTCTGCCCTTCCGAGCTTTGTCGAAATATGCCGTATAAGGAACATTGTCACTACCCTCCCAATTGCCAAATTTTGGTACATGAGTACGTTGCTGCCAAATTGACACGTTGAAAACATTCTGTTATGTAGATTTTCAATAAAATCGATTCCAGAATACAAGTTCCAAACACTAATGATTTTcttttaacatggtatcagagtcaGGCTAACGATGTCATTGTGAAAATTGTGGTTACTGAAGTTGTATGTCAAAAATGCAAGATTCAGTATATACCACCAAAGTGAAAAAACATCTCTAAGAATTTGCGGATTaagattttacttaaaaaaaaagaaaagaccaAAGTGAAAGTACAACTCAACTAGCATCTTGTTTTGACAAAGTTTGATTCAATCAAAAACTAAAAGTAACAAGTAATCACACTTCCCATTAGAATTATGACTATTAATTATCAACTAGGTAATTGATTTATACTTTAAGAAAAATAAGTAAAAACTCTATTAAGTATTCACAAGGCTAAGCTAAATTAGAAACATATAGCACATACACCCCGAACACGATCCAACACTGACACGGTAACAccgataataatttaaaaaaatgaataaaataaatataatcataaGTATTAGTGTTGGTGTTCGATACAGACATAGGTATGCTTTTTTAGGATGTGTCGGTGCAACATAGTAAGAAACCTAGCATGATTTAAACTACGAAACTAGCATATTGATAAAAACCTAGAAAACTAACACAATATGATTCTAATTTGAATTGAATTGCTTCATGTTTCTcagaaaccaaaaaaagaaagttgacCAAAAGAAACTAAAGTCTAATTTTGTTCTAGGGGAGTTCTCAAGAATCTTATATGTCATTTCAACTGACTGTAACAGAGATGGGGCCAATCATACAACCTATAAGAATGTTAGCTAGCAGAACTGTTCTAAGAGGAtcacatcaaattgaacaagtgtTGGTACAATGGGAAAATGGATTAGAAGGTGAagatacttgggaagatttggacGACATTAAGACCAATTATCCCAAtctcaaccttgaggacaaggttggtTTTATAGGGGAAGGTAATGTCATGCATAACAAACCATGTGGGCAAGGAGAGAAGGCAAATGAGGAGGCACATGGAAACAATCATAACAAACTTGCAGCAGTAGTGGAATTGGGACGTGGGAAGAGAGAGAAATTTGCCAGCTGGAAGCTAAGGGAATGAATGGTTATAAAAGAGAAtattatctatcatataagaaaagtcacTCTACTTATTCCAAAACATGCCAAGTGGATGGCCTCACTTTTCCTCATTGATTTCtcaaattttcttattttaatttctttttcctcATCGACCAAAAAGCTTCTGAAACTTACAATCTTCATATTCCACATTCAAAACGGTTTCAACCTCCATTAATCTTTATAAACCTTATTGTCTCCATATTCCACATTCAAAACCGTTTCAACCTCCATTAATCTTTTAACAGCCCCATCTACCAAAAACCTTCTAGAACCCATCTACCAAAAACCTTCTAAAACGTTACAATCTTCATATTCCACATTCAAAACGGTTTCAACCTCCATTAATCTTTAGAAACCTTACCATCTCCATATTCCACATTCAAAACCGTTTCAACCTCCATTAATCTTTCAACAGTCCCAGTCATGCGTCTAATATTTATAACCCTCCATACTTTCACCTTCTGTATCATGTTCTTCGCTCAGAATCCTCaaaatctagttttttttttcatttatccaTTCCACCGCTATTACATGGCCAGACCTGAGTAAAAAAATCATTGACATTAATGATAGTGAAGAGCTATGGAAGGCGGTTGTCAGAGTGTATCATAGCTGAAACGTTGACTCTAACAACAAAGAACATTTTGAGATGATCTTTGTAATCAATGATAGTGAAGAACTATGGAAGGTGGCTGTCATAATGCATCACAGATGGAACGTTGACTATAACAACAAAGAACATTTTGAGATGATCTTTGTAGAAAAGCTATAATTTAACCTTTATGTGCATCTGTGCATCACATtctatttttttgtgttttgttattttttgGTCGGCATTTAACTTTTCTATTCATCTGTGCATCACAGTGTGGTGATACACAGTGTGGTGATATACAGTGTGGTGATATTTTttggttgtccctcctaagttcaagactcccgacttccagaagtacaagggtttgagctgtccgaagagccatatcatcatgtattgtcgtaagatggcttctcacatccacaacgactcattgctcattcactgcttccaagatagcttatctggggcatctctgaactggtatatgaatctggagcgtaatagaatccgatcttggaaggatttgtctgatgctttcctcaagcaatatcagtataacattgacatggcaccgactaggttgcaacttcaaaatcaagtgcaaaggaccaatgagacattcaaagagtatgctcagaggtggagagaaatggctgctcaagtgaatccaccactttctgaatccgaactggttgacatgttcatgaacactcttcaaggacattactatgagagaatggttggtagtgtttcttctggtttctccgatctagtcaggattggtgaaagaattgagaatggtttgaaaattggtaagatccagaatcccgccaatgctgctgctgcaaaccaatatgggtacaagaaacctcagggtaactttgtcaagaagaaagaaggcgagaccagtgccacctatgctcaagatcaagctccttgctatcgagtggccgccaccgcccctcaagcttatgtggcacctgttggtcaacaaccttgggtcccttatcgacaatatgtccaacaacaacaacaaggtttccaccaacaaggttatcaacaaagacaaggtcaacagaggcagaataggcctaaaagggtgtatgatcgtgtaccaatgacctatagccaacttctcgccgccttgcttgatcaaaaactgattcaattagctgaagcgaggcctcctcctgatcctctccctccaaattacaagattaatgccaagtgtgaattccactctggaggatctggtcacaccactgaagagtgcagagttctcaaagacaaggttcaggatctgcttgatgcaaaggagattacattcacacctgtggcacctaatgtggtcaacaatcccatgccacctcacaatggagcttccaccagtggaacatgaagacttttatgtttgtcagaaaacatttcatttgcattagaataaggccaaacttgccattgtatagatttctttagtattttcaattgtactacttttgttgttatcaagtactatccattgtaagaaactcattctgtttgaataaataaaaatgtaatatacatgtttttctcaaatcatttcatctttgtcattatgttcattgatacttcactcatttgtcttaagcaa
It includes:
- the LOC131637842 gene encoding 23 kDa jasmonate-induced protein-like, encoding MSAFGVPITDETLKAMSRYKGKTITQEDRAREAVRLIHSEDKNLNALNHALTLKFNYGDGVSTLCLLYNATGDTLEIVDGQKQDWHGSVEKEEPPRSFDNGQWVAFLHTHPTSEAYGCEAARVYRGKNIKGDVRDFMVAWSTPWGSIQNAAYTEVRERDHFPPHWDYIKVQKLEKAGKITKDETDEYCASTVSIGGITSPEFIAILQHKFSPLP
- the LOC131637840 gene encoding RPM1-interacting protein 4-like, whose protein sequence is MVFPEVVYPSEPETPTPLENLDAILQGLKHPAEEIIVEENHEDVLMAEADANYPVLDNSFDAGSAGSSIFVLNVFNVSIWQQRTHVPKFGNWEGSDNVPYTAYFDKARKGRTGTKMINPNDPEENPDLVFDNSSSKQPPPSKSKPIVDSEDLYGKGSPRATIETCKSLVDGDPKQYVDSPARHDNVGNQSSNDSTPHLGVGSADNRRRPSRQSTAGSEYNIERSPLHRQAKPLGKDNPSLETKNSYDSSHGTPGRSRLRPVNRGDETPEKGATVPKFGEWDLSNPASAEGYTHIFNNVRAERQGGPGHAPGTPNKRPHVIRNQPSNGKVQCCCFAWGRK